The genomic segment AACCACAGTTCCGTGCTCTGCTTCGTATTCTTCCAATTGTTTTAATAAGGCGTGGTGCGCTATATCTTGTATAAAAACATCTATTGTAGAAATAACATCATACCCATCAATAGGATCTACCTCATTAAAATCGCGAATCGGTTTCCACTGTCCTTTGGCAATTTTTTGTTTTAAAATCTTACCGTCTTTACCGTTCAAATATTTTCTATAAGCCCATTCAATTCCTTTTCCATCAGGAGTACTATCCGGTTTCATTCTTTCGTAACCAATGGTTCGTTCAGCAATTCGTCCGATTGGATATTCTCTAACCGGCTCAGGCTTTACGATAATTCCGCCTTTATTTGCTCCTTCTTTAAACAATGGAAACTCTTTAATTTTTACATAGTCCGTATAACTTAAACCACGCGCAATTAAAAAAAACCTGTTATTTGTAGCTCTTGCTTTGCGCAAAGCTCTTTCGTAATAATTAGATGGTTTGCCAAGTAAATAGGCTAATGAATCTGATAAAGAATCAACGGCTCTTTGAAACAATTCAGATTTTGGTACCACTGCATCAAATCGGATTTCATAATTTGGGATTGAAGTTGCTAGCAAACTCCCGTCTGACGAATAAATGTTTCCTTTGTTAGCTTTAATAGTAAATTCTTTTACCGTTTTTTCCTTCGCTTTTTTGCGGTAATGATCCCCTTGAACCCATTGAATATTGGTCAATTTGAAGACTATAGCTACCGCCATCAAAAACATAGCAAAAGCTACGAGATAGATACGATACGAGATATTTTTATCTTCTACTGCCATAATTTTTCAAAAAAACTTTTTTCTACTTCTTTAACTACTTTAATTTTAATTGGAGGTACTGTTGATGGAACTATTTGTCTTGCTTCCATTTGTTTAGCTACTGTAGATTCCATTTTCAATTTCATTAACTCCGAACGTCTGTCTACAAATTCAGAACGCAATTCTTTCACTTCAGTTGTAAGCTCCGCGATACGAAAAACTTTTTGCTCATAGCTCTGCGTATTGGCAATCATAACAATGGCTAAACCAATTATAAAAACGATAAAGCGCCAGTTTTTAATTGCGTCTTCGTCTAATAAAAATCGAGCTTTTAATATGCCGTACAATCCGTGTTTCATTACAACTAATTATATTTTTTCAGCTATTCGCAACTTCGCACTACGTGCTCTATTGTTTTCTCGTATTTGTTCGTTATTTGGGACAATTAACTTTCCAATTGTTTTAAATGGAACAGAAAAATTTCCGAAAAAATCACGTTCTGGCTCTCCTTCAAACATTCCGTTTTTTACAAAACGTTTCACCAATCTATCTTCAAGAGAATGATATGAGATGATACTTAATCGCCCACATGGTTTTAATATTTCCAATGATTGTTCTAAAAACTCTTTCAAAACATCCATTTCTTGATTTACTTCAATTCGAATTGCCTGATACATTTGAGCCAAAATTTTATGACTTTTATGCGCTGGCAAAAACCGACTCAATACTTCTTTTAACTGTTCCGTATTGCGGATTGGCATTTTTTCTCTTGCCTCCAAAATAACTCTAGCAATAGCAGGCGCGTTTTTCAACTCTCCGTAATCCAAGAAAACCCTACGCAAATTATCTTCGTCATATTCATTAACCACTCGATAGGCACTTAAATCATTTTTTTGACTCATTCTCATATCTAACTCAGCGTCAAATCGAGTAGAAAAACCTCTTTCAGCAACATCAAATTGATGAGAAGAAACACCTAAGTCGCCCAAAATACCATCCACTTCTTTGATATTGTGAAAACGTAAAAAACGCTTTATAAATCTGAAATTTTCATTAATAAGAACAAAGCGATCATCTTGTAAGGCATTCGCCAAAGCATCTTCATCTTGATCAAAGGCAAACAATTTACCATTTGGACCCAATCGACTTAAAATCTCTCTGGAATGCCCTCCGCCACCAAAAGTAACATCGACGTAAATTCCGTCCGGCTTAATATTTAAACCACCAACTGACTCGTGCAGCAAAACAGGATTATGATACTCCATTGTCATCATCATTTACATTACCCATTACATCTTCTGCTAAATCAGCAAAATCAATATCTTCTCCGTTTATCGATTGCTCGTACAATTCTTTATCCCAGATTTCGACAATATTTACTGCCGAAGAAAAAACAACATCTTTTGAAATACTTGCAAAACCAACTAAATCTTTAGGTACTAACAAACGACCTAAAGCATCAATCTCAACCACCTTAACACCGGCTGTAAAACGACGAATAAAATCATTGTTCTTCTTTACAAATCGATTCAACTTATTGATTTTTTGCATCATTAAATTCCACTCTTGCATTGGATACAACTCTAAACAGGACTGAAAAACCGAACGCTTCAGCACAAAACCTTCTTGCAATGAAGAGGCAAGTTGCTTTTTCAAAGGAGACGGCAATAACACCCTTCCTTTAGCATCTACTTTACATTCATATGTTCCTACAATTGTGTTCAAAAAATTTTATTTAAATGATTCTAAGCAAAAATATAAAATATTTTACCACATTTTACCACAATCTACCACTTTGTTAATAAGTTTACCCACTTGTGACTAAAAACCCTTACTTTATGGACTGTCAATAGTTTAGATACGGTTTAAACTTGTTTATAAATGAGAATCCTACTAGAGTCAGAATCAGTGACAACTAATGATTTTAACAAGAAAAAGGATTAAAGAGTTAAAAAACAAGCTTAAAAATTTATATTTCTGTATTAAATCCTATATTTGTCAAAATTGAAAATAGGGATCCGAAAAAATGGAACAACACTATAAAAAAGAAGGTAAATACAGTTATTTTGAAGCAGGAGAAGGAACTCCAATCGTTATTCTGCACGGATTAATGGGAGGACTTAGTAATTTTAATGGTGTTGCCAATTACTTTTCTAACAAAGGATACAAAATAATCATCCCCGATTTACCTATTTACACCCAAAGCCTTTTGAGAACAAATGTGAAAGCATTTGCTAAATATGTAAAAGACTTTATTGCATTTAAAGGTCTGGAAAATGTTATTTTATTAGGTAATTCATTAGGAGGACATATAGCACTTTACCACACTAAAATGTATCCCGAAAAAGTAGCTGGATTAGTCATTACTGGCAGTTCTGGTTTATATGAAAGTGCTATGGGAGATAGTTACCCCAAAAGAGGCGACTATGAATACATCAAGAAAAAAGCAGAAGATGTTTTTTTCGATCCTAAAGTGGCTACACCAGAATTAGTAGACGAAGTTTATGCTACTGTAAACGATCGTATCAAGTTGATTAAAACACTTACCATAGCCAAAAGTGCTATTCGTCATAACATGGCAAAAGATCTTCCAAAAATGACAGTACCTACTTGCATCATTTGGGGACGAAACGACAAAGTGACTCCACCAGAAGTAGCAGATGAGTTCAACCGCCTTTTACCTAATTCCACTTTATACTGGATAGACAAATGTGGTCATGCCGCAATGATGGAACACCCTGATGAATTCAACAGCGTTTTAGAAGATTGGTTAACGAAAGTTTACCAGCCTGTTTCTTAATTCTGTTTATAAAAATATTTATGAAAATTACTACTGCTGAATTTATAATTAGCAACTCTCAGGTTGATAAATGTCCGAAAGATTTCTTACCCGAATACGCCTTTATTGGTCGTTCAAACGTAGGAAAATCTTCGCTTATCAATATGTTGACTAATCATAAAAGTTTGGCAAAAACATCAGGAAGACCAGGAAAAACGCAATTAATTAATCATTTTTTAATTAATAAAAATTGGTTTTTAGTAGATTTACCAGGTTATGGTTATGCCAAAGTTTCCAAAAAAACCAAATCAATCTTTCAACAATTCATCACGGATTATTTTGAAACACGAGAACAATTAGTTTGTGCCTTTGTTTTGATTGATATTCGCCATGAAGCCCAAACTATTGATATTGAATTCATGTCGTATATGGGTGAAAGTGAGATACCATTTTGCATTATTTTTACTAAAGCAGATAAAATAAGTAAAGTGAAAATCGACTCGCATGTTGCAGCCTACAAAAAGAAAATGTTTGCTAATAATTGGGCCGAAATGCCGCAGTATTTTGTTACCTCAGCAACTGAATTTACTGGAAAAGAAGAGTTGCTAAGTTATATTGACGAAGTAAATCAAGAAGTCTTTAAAAATAACAATCAATTTTAAATATAATTGATACACATTAAAAAAGCCAAAACTTAAGTTTTGGCTTTTTTATTGAATAATTTATTTTACCAATTCCAACTTCTCAGCAAAATAATCGCAGAAATCTTTCATTGTGTTCGTCATTTTTTCGTCATCAGTAGCGCGTTTGAAAGTATCTGACATAGCCACTAATGTTTGATGAAAAAAGATTTTCATTTCGTCCACTGGCATGTCTTTCGTCCACAAGTCAATACGCATGGTTTCTTTGGCTTTACTATCCCAAATTGACAACATGATAGCTTTGGCCTCCTCTTTTGCAACACCGCCATCTTCAGCGGTCCAAAATAATTTTTCTGGAACTCGATTTTGATCTAATTCAATTTCGAATTTAATTTCTGATGTAATAGAATTTGACATTATTTCTTAGGTTTATATTTTGATTTTTTAAAAAGTTCTTTTGCATTGAGCTCGAGTAATTTAGCAACAGGGACATCGTTATTTTTAACAAATGACCTTACAATTTGCCAACCTATCCACGCCCCAACTTGACCAGGTGATTCGTTATCTATTTCCAAATAAAACTTAGAAAATGGAGCTGGTGCAATAAAACGAGAATTGAGTTTTAACTCGTTACTATACAACAATTCATTTTCTAAAAAGTACCGCCAAATATACGATTCGTTTTCCTCACACCAATTGATTTCTTTGGGCGTGTAACCCATTTTTTCGTCATCTGTATAATTTGAAAGAAGAAGGTCTTTCAAATACAATAACTTTCCGTGATAGATCATCTGACTTAATAGTGTATTGTCCTTTTCAGTTGTAATTTTGCTTTTTCCAAAACTAGCAACTAAATCTGGCATCATTTGTCTTTGCTCAAAATTTTGACGAATATAGGCCGGGAATTCATAAAATTTATGGTCTTTCCCTAAGTACATTTCTAAAGAAATAATTACCAAACTATCTGCATAAATTACTTTATTATCGTAATCCATCTCAGCAATTACTGTATAAACTTTTGGTGATTTTGTTTTTGGAAAATGGAATTTAATATGTTTAAATACTTTTTCCAGTTCTGCCTCTATGGATTCACTTTTTTTATATTTTTTTTGAACTTCAGCAAAAAGTTCTCTCCAAAGTGGGTTATTTATTTTATTAACCCATACACTATCTGGTATTCCCTCTGGAAAAAAAAACGGATAGCGCTTTTTAATCGTATGTAAATCTTTTGGCGAAGATTCAAAAAACACTTGATCAAAACGATCAATTTTTATTTGTACAGGAAGCGCTTCAATCTTTTTTTCAACAGCACTTTTCTTATTACATGAAAAAAACATTAAAGACAAAATACAGGATACTAAAAAAATTCTCATACTTATTAATTGGATTTAGACACTCGATTCGGCATCTTTCTTTACCTATCG from the Flavobacterium ammonificans genome contains:
- a CDS encoding FtsL-like putative cell division protein codes for the protein MKHGLYGILKARFLLDEDAIKNWRFIVFIIGLAIVMIANTQSYEQKVFRIAELTTEVKELRSEFVDRRSELMKLKMESTVAKQMEARQIVPSTVPPIKIKVVKEVEKSFFEKLWQ
- the gldB gene encoding gliding motility lipoprotein GldB, with amino-acid sequence MRIFLVSCILSLMFFSCNKKSAVEKKIEALPVQIKIDRFDQVFFESSPKDLHTIKKRYPFFFPEGIPDSVWVNKINNPLWRELFAEVQKKYKKSESIEAELEKVFKHIKFHFPKTKSPKVYTVIAEMDYDNKVIYADSLVIISLEMYLGKDHKFYEFPAYIRQNFEQRQMMPDLVASFGKSKITTEKDNTLLSQMIYHGKLLYLKDLLLSNYTDDEKMGYTPKEINWCEENESYIWRYFLENELLYSNELKLNSRFIAPAPFSKFYLEIDNESPGQVGAWIGWQIVRSFVKNNDVPVAKLLELNAKELFKKSKYKPKK
- the yihA gene encoding ribosome biogenesis GTP-binding protein YihA/YsxC; the encoded protein is MKITTAEFIISNSQVDKCPKDFLPEYAFIGRSNVGKSSLINMLTNHKSLAKTSGRPGKTQLINHFLINKNWFLVDLPGYGYAKVSKKTKSIFQQFITDYFETREQLVCAFVLIDIRHEAQTIDIEFMSYMGESEIPFCIIFTKADKISKVKIDSHVAAYKKKMFANNWAEMPQYFVTSATEFTGKEELLSYIDEVNQEVFKNNNQF
- the rsmH gene encoding 16S rRNA (cytosine(1402)-N(4))-methyltransferase RsmH; translated protein: MMMTMEYHNPVLLHESVGGLNIKPDGIYVDVTFGGGGHSREILSRLGPNGKLFAFDQDEDALANALQDDRFVLINENFRFIKRFLRFHNIKEVDGILGDLGVSSHQFDVAERGFSTRFDAELDMRMSQKNDLSAYRVVNEYDEDNLRRVFLDYGELKNAPAIARVILEAREKMPIRNTEQLKEVLSRFLPAHKSHKILAQMYQAIRIEVNQEMDVLKEFLEQSLEILKPCGRLSIISYHSLEDRLVKRFVKNGMFEGEPERDFFGNFSVPFKTIGKLIVPNNEQIRENNRARSAKLRIAEKI
- the mraZ gene encoding division/cell wall cluster transcriptional repressor MraZ, which encodes MNTIVGTYECKVDAKGRVLLPSPLKKQLASSLQEGFVLKRSVFQSCLELYPMQEWNLMMQKINKLNRFVKKNNDFIRRFTAGVKVVEIDALGRLLVPKDLVGFASISKDVVFSSAVNIVEIWDKELYEQSINGEDIDFADLAEDVMGNVNDDDNGVS
- the gldC gene encoding gliding motility protein GldC, with product MSNSITSEIKFEIELDQNRVPEKLFWTAEDGGVAKEEAKAIMLSIWDSKAKETMRIDLWTKDMPVDEMKIFFHQTLVAMSDTFKRATDDEKMTNTMKDFCDYFAEKLELVK
- a CDS encoding alpha/beta fold hydrolase, which codes for MEQHYKKEGKYSYFEAGEGTPIVILHGLMGGLSNFNGVANYFSNKGYKIIIPDLPIYTQSLLRTNVKAFAKYVKDFIAFKGLENVILLGNSLGGHIALYHTKMYPEKVAGLVITGSSGLYESAMGDSYPKRGDYEYIKKKAEDVFFDPKVATPELVDEVYATVNDRIKLIKTLTIAKSAIRHNMAKDLPKMTVPTCIIWGRNDKVTPPEVADEFNRLLPNSTLYWIDKCGHAAMMEHPDEFNSVLEDWLTKVYQPVS